A segment of the Zonotrichia leucophrys gambelii isolate GWCS_2022_RI chromosome 25, RI_Zleu_2.0, whole genome shotgun sequence genome:
GCCCCCTGatggggccggggctgcggcggcgCCGGGTGCTGACCAAGGACGGCCGCAGCAACGTGCGCATGGAGCACATCTCAGACAAGCGCTTCCTGTACCTCAAGGACCTGTGGACCACCTTCATCGACCTCCAGTGGCGCTACAAGCTCCTGCTCTTCTCCGCCACCTTTGCCGGCACCTGGTTCGCCTTCGGCGTGGTGTGGTACCTGGTGGCGGCGGCGCACGGCGACCTGCTGGAGTTCGAGCCGCCGGCCAACCACACGCCGTGCGTGATGCAGGTGCACACGCTGACCGGCgccttcctcttctccctcgAGTCGCAGACCACCATCGGCTACGGCTTCCGCTACATCAGCGAGGAGTGCCCGCTGGCCATCGTGCTGCTCATCACCCAGCTGGTGCTCACCACCATCCTGGAGATCTTCATCACCGGCACCTTCCTGGCCAAGATCGCGCGGCCCAAGAAGCGCGCCGAGACCATCAAGTTCAGCCAGAACGCCGTGGTGGCGCAGCACGACGGCAAGACCTGCCTGATGATCCGCGTGGCCAACATGAGGAAGAGCCTCCTGATCGGCTGCCAGGTCACCGGCAAGCTGCTGCAGACCCACCTGACCAAGGAGGGCGAGAGCGTGCGCCTCAACCAGCTCAACGTGGACTTCCAGGTGGACACGTCCTCGGACAgccccttcctcatcctcccgCTGACCTTCTACCACGTGGTGGACGAGGCCAGCCCGCTGCGGGACGTGTCCCTGCGCTCGGGCGACGGCGACTTCGAGCTGGTGGTCATCCTGAGCGGCACCGTGGAGTCCACCAGCGCCACGTGCCAGGTGCGCACGTCCTACCTGCCCGAGGAGATCCTGTGGGGCTACGAGTTCACGCCGGCCATCTCGCTGTCGGCCAGCGGCAAGTACGTGGCCGACTTCAGCCTCTTCGACCGCGTGGTGAAGGTGGCGGCGCCGTGCTGTCACCACGAGGCCGTGCGGTTCGGGGACCCCGAGAAGGTCAAGCTGGAGGAGTCGCTGCGCGAGGCCGAGCGGGACGGGGAGGGGGCCCCGCTCAGCGTCCGCATCAGCAACGTCTGAGGTGGGGACACGGAGGTGACATCGGAGCCGGGGCCAGGGGTGGCCAGGGGTGGTGGTGGAGCGAGGGGGTGGTGGCAGATGGTGGAGGtggtgctgtggctggaggtggcagcaggggcagggggtgccAGCATCTGGGGGTGTCACCAGATTCAAGGGGACACCAACATCTGGAGGTGTCACCAGCGCTGgaggtgccaccagccccaaaGCGACACCAACATCTGAGGGTGTCACCAGATTCAAGGGGACACCAACATctggaggtggcaccagtctGAAAGGGACACCAGCCCCAAAGGGACACCAACAACTGGAGGTGGCACCGGATTCAGGAGGACATCAACATCTGGAGGTGTCACCAGCTCTGgaggtgccaccagccccaagGGGACACCAACATCTGGAGGTGCTGCCAGGTTCAGGGGAACACCAGCATCTGGGGGTGTCACCAGCACTGGAagtgccaccagccccaaaGGGACATCAACATCTGGGGGTGTCACTGATTCAATGGGACACCAACATCTGGAGTGTCTCCAACAACTGGAGGTGCCACCAGCCCTAAAGGGACACCAACAACTGGAGGTGtcaccagccctggaggtgccaCCAGCTCCAAAGGGACACCAACATCACCAACATCTGGAGGTGTCATTGATACAAGGGGACACCAATATCTGgaggtgccaccagccctggaggtgccaTCAAGTCTAGAGGCGTCACCAATGCCTGGAAGTGTCACCAACATCTGGAGGTGCCACCAGTCCCAAAATGCCACCAGTCTCTAAAAGTGTCACCAACACCTAGAAGAGCCACCAGCCAAGATTCCACCAGTGCCTGGAAGTGTCACTAAGCCCTGGAGGTGCCACCATCTGGAGGTGCCACCATGCCTGgaggtgccaccagccccagaGTGCCACCAAGCCCTGGAGATGCCACAAGCCCTAAGATGGCACCAGTCCCCGGAGTGACACCAAGCCCTGGtgccccaaagtgccaccaacCCCTGAAGGTGCCACCAACCCCTGGAGGTGCCACCAGTCCCAAGGTGTCACCAACCCCTGGAGTGTCACCAGCCCCTGGAGGTGCCACCAAGCCCTGGAGTGTCACCATGCCTGGAGATGACACCAGCCCCAAAGTGCTACCAACCCCTTgaggtgccaccagccccaaagtgccaccaacCCCTTGAGGTGCCACCACCCCTGGAGTCTCCTGAAGTGTCACCAACCCCTGgaggtgccaccagccccaaagtgccaccacctCTGGAGGTGCCACCACCCCCTGGAGTGTCACCAACCCCTGGAGGTGCCACCAACTCCTGgaggtgccaccagccccaaagtgccaccaatGCCTAGAATTGCCACCAACCCATGgaggtgccaccagccccaaagtgccaccacctCTGGAGGTGCCACCAatccctggaggtgtcaccTACCCTTGGAGGTGCCACCACCCCCAGGACGCCGCTGCTCCCCCCCCCgccaggggaaactgaggcgggagccccctccccgccccccccaAGCGCTGGagcccctccctgtcccccccccccactcCGGGCGGTGTCGGGGGGTCCCCCCGGGGGTGTCACCGATAATCGAGGCcaccgtgtcccctcccccccccgcccGTCGCTGCTGCTTAACGTAGACCCCGCCATTAACGCGGCCCCCCCGCGCCGGGGCAATTAGTGCCACTAATTAAAGGTGTCGGTAATGAGGAAGGAGCGGGACCCCCCCCCGACCAAAACCGCCCCTCCCCCATCccttggggggggggcccgAGCTCGGTTagggggcggggggggaggggcaggagtTCAATAAAGGTGACGTCGATGGTGGGgggtgtccccggtgtccccgtggtgacccccggtgtcccctcagccccagggacatccccaatgtccccactgtgacccccccaatgtccctattgtgtccccagtgtcctcacGGTGTCCCTCGatgtcccctcagccccagggacccccccacagtgtccccaagggtcccccaatgtccccactgtgacccccaatgtccccactgtgaCCCCCAATGTCCCTTCAGCCCCCAGGgttgtccccacaatgtccccaggtgtcccaaaTGTCACCCCAAAGGGTCCCCCAATGCCACCAGGGACCCTCAGGGTCTCCTCCAGCCCCCAGGGTCCCCCCACAATGTCCCTTCGATGTCCCCAAGgaccccacaatgtccccagtgactccccaatgtccccagagatccccccactgtccccaaggaacccccaatgtccccagtgttccCCCAATgttcccccagtgtccccagtgtccccaggttgccgccagtgtccccccaatgtccccagggacccctcaatgtctccagtgtccccacattgtccccccattgtccccagtgtcaccaggcCAGGTAAAGGACACAGGTTTATTCCCAGTACCCCCCCCACGCTCCCAGTTCAGGGGGGTCACTGGGACCAGTGGGACActggtgctgtccccaggtggtggcaccagccctgtccccccccagagccccccggggacagagaggggacagggagggacaatGGGGGGGGACAACAAGAGGGAACgaggggaggggacaatgggggggaCAAAAAGGGGGACAAGGGGAGAAtgggaggggacaatgggggacacaAAGAGGGGACACAaagagggggcacagggacccccccaaGTTCCAGAGGCAGCGGCGGCGAAGGCACCGGAGAGGCTTTAAAAAAACCGCGGCGAAAATCCCGcgggaattcccaaaatcctacaggaattcccaaaaatcctgcgGGAATTCTCTAAAAAATCCTGCGGGAATTCTCTAAAAATTCCACgagattcccaaaattccatggaattcataaaatcccacagaactcccaaaaatcccaggggGAAATTCCGaaaatcctgcaggaattcccaaaaaccctacagaaattcccaaatcccacaggaaattccccaaatcctgcagaatTCCGAAAATCCCGcgggaattcccaaaatcccatggaTCTCCTAAAACCCCACAGAATTCTGaaaatcctgcaggaattcccaaaaatcccgcGGGAATTCTCAAATCCCAcaggaaattcccaaaatcccacaggaaattccccaaatcccgtGGATCTCCTAAAATCTCGCGGAATTCTCCAAATCCCGCGGAATTCCGGGAATTGGGAAAAAGCGtccgggggcggcggggacgACGTC
Coding sequences within it:
- the KCNJ10 gene encoding ATP-sensitive inward rectifier potassium channel 10, whose protein sequence is MTSSTKVYYSQTTQTDSRPLMGPGLRRRRVLTKDGRSNVRMEHISDKRFLYLKDLWTTFIDLQWRYKLLLFSATFAGTWFAFGVVWYLVAAAHGDLLEFEPPANHTPCVMQVHTLTGAFLFSLESQTTIGYGFRYISEECPLAIVLLITQLVLTTILEIFITGTFLAKIARPKKRAETIKFSQNAVVAQHDGKTCLMIRVANMRKSLLIGCQVTGKLLQTHLTKEGESVRLNQLNVDFQVDTSSDSPFLILPLTFYHVVDEASPLRDVSLRSGDGDFELVVILSGTVESTSATCQVRTSYLPEEILWGYEFTPAISLSASGKYVADFSLFDRVVKVAAPCCHHEAVRFGDPEKVKLEESLREAERDGEGAPLSVRISNV